The following is a genomic window from Calliphora vicina chromosome 5, idCalVici1.1, whole genome shotgun sequence.
TACCTGGTGACTCATATAATGGTTTTCGAACACTAAGGCAAACTTCAACTATTTTTGactttaaatttacaacagaaactgaaattttagaaataatttcgAACTTAGATTTAAGCAAAAGTTGCGGTTATGATGGAATATCATCAAAAATGTTGTACAAATGTCAAGATATTATAACCCCATatctgttgaaaatatttaactcTATGATTGGACGCTCTTTGTATCCGGATgctttaaaaattgcaaaagttataCCTATACCTAAGAATTCTTCTAGCCTGCAAATAAACTCATTTCGACCTATTGCGTTACTTCCTGTGTTtgataaaatattcgaaaaaatattacataaaCAACTACTTGAGTACTTCGATGAAAATAATTTCTTGCTAAGATCACAATATGGATTTAAAAAAGGCTCTGGAACCGATGAAGCAGTTGcgaatacaataaataaaatttgtgaagGACTGGATAAAGGTTTCAGCGGTGTATGTGCTATATTTTATGATCTTTCGAAAGCATTTGATCTTATTGATCCAAAGATTTTAATGCAAAAACTTCAGAAATATGGTTTAAATCAAAGATCACTCcaattattaaatgaatatttaacaAACCGAAAACAATTTGTGGCATTTGATAACTATAAAAGTTATCTAGGTGATGTTAAATATGGAGTTCCGCAAGGAAGTGTGTTGGGTCcattactttttactatttatattaatgattttttaaatattcaattatttgGAACCACATACTTGTTTGCAGATGATATATGTGTAATTTATCCATATAAGCATgaaacaatgttaaaaattcaaatggaAAGAGATTCAGCTTTAATAACTGAATATATAAGAATgaacaaattgattttaaacacagaaaaaactaaactaataaGATTTCAACCGTATCCAGCTGGTAATCTAAACTTCAGTATACTTGTAGATGCAAAAAATGTTACAGAAACTAATACAACAAAATATCTTGGAGTACatctacaaaataatttgtcctgggatattcatataaaatatttaaaatcaaaaataacttCTGCCATAGGATTGatgtataaatacaaaaacaaagctACTTATATACTATGCCTTAATTCACAGTCACTTGAATTATTTGCCAATGATATATGGTTACAGAAAAACCTCCGAATTTAAATCCTTGCAAAGAGTACAGAATAAAGCATTGAAGTGTGTTTTTAATTTGCCCATAACATATTCAACTTCggatttatataataatatttcaaaaactattttgcCTGTCCATGGTTTATATAAAATGCAGCTTTTGCTATATGTATATAAAGCAATACATAATATTGGTCATCATACCATTATATTTAATAGAAACCAAATAGCTTTCAACACAAGAAACAGTACAAATCTACGAGTAGCAAGATGCAGATTGGAAACTACAAAACAACGAGTGGAATATATGGGTAGCATAGAATTTAATAATCTTCCACAAGATCTAAGAAATTTAGAAcgaatttcagtttttaaaagaaaattaaaacaattgctacttgaaaatattgaaatgcttcttttgtaaatatgaatataaaaatgtaattatgaaataatcacttcatattgtaaaattattgcttcttttatttttatattataaaattgtataaatttttgcaTTGAATTATAATGCCAACTTGCCTCAACAATGTCTTCGTGACGCAGAGGCACTAAActttatggaaaataaataaatatgaattattatcactaaaaaaaaaaaaaaaaaaaaaagatgtcaATCCTTTGATATTATTGCAACCAACGCAACATCCAGATCATCTCAATTTATACCTAGAAAACAAACTTCATTCGTCGTTTCTGGTGATCAATATTGTAATCTTTGCGAAGGTTCGGATTATCATAACCCATTCAAATGTACATTCTTTACGAACATGGATCCTATAGCTCGTTATGAACTAGTAAAACGAAGGGGtttatgtttaaattgtttgtttccTAACCACATTTCTAACAACTGCCCTTCGAATAATCGCTGTCAGCACTGTCGAGTAAGTCACCATACtctactacacagagaaaaggTTAAACACAATCCAATTGCTGCAGACAGTGTCACTATAAATGAAGGAAATCCGAATTGTAACACGCCTACTGTACTAAAGGTAACAAGAAATAGAAGTGAGGTTGTATTGGCTACAGCTTTGGTCGAATTGTCTGTTGCATCTGGAAAAAAAATGGTGGCTAGAGCATTGTTGGACTCGGCTTCACAATTACATTTTATTACCGAAAGAGTTGCCCAAACTCTTCATTTACCTCGTCAAAAAACAGATTTGGATATCTCAGGAATTGGAGATAATTCAATTAAGGCATATTACCAATGTTCACTTACCCTTAAGTCTACGAATTACCCTCAAATATCAACTATTAACGCTATCATACTTTCTTCGATAACAACATGCCAGCCAAATAAACACATTAATACGGAATCTTGGAATATTCCCACAAACATAAAATTAGCTGATCCGAATTTTTATCGACCCGGTTCAATTGATATACTTCTTGGAGCTAGTgtgttttatgaatttcttaTGGTAGGTCAAATAAAACTTCGAGATAATCTAcctattttacaaaaaacttcCTTAGGATGGATAGTGACAGGCGCAATATCATCAATATCTCATTCACCATCAGTACCACCAAGAAATTCCGTATTTAGTGCTACAATcctagaaaaattaaatgattgtttagaaaaattttgGATAATTGAAGATCATCATAGAATAAACAAGGAAGAAACCAATAATGATTGTGAGCGATATTTTGAAGAAACTACGTCTAGATGtccacaaacaaacaaatttgttgttaGATTGCCATTTAAACCAACTGCACAAAAACTGGATGAGTCATATGATATCGCacttaaacgatttttattgttagaaaaacgattaaaatgtaataaaaaacttaatgaTGAGTATTCATCATTTATTAAGGAATATATCGAAATGAATCATATGCAATTAGTGCCAAGAAAACAGGTGtcatcaaaattattaaattttattcctCATCATTGTGTAATTAAAAACGACAGTTCTACAACAAGACTTCGAGTCGTATTCGATGCGTCCTGCAAAACTTCTAATGGTCTATCGCTAAATGACATTCTTCGAACTGGGCCAACACTACAGGATGACTTATTCACAATCTTATTTCGTTTTCGTTTACACCGCTATGTTTTAATGGctgatattgaaaaaatgtttcgaCAGGTTCTCGTCAATCCGgaagatttaaattttcaatgcaTTTTGTGGCGTAATTCATCGATGGAGGATGTGGATGTTTACCAATTACAAACAATTACATACGGCACTAGCTGTGCCACATTTTTAGCCACAAAGTGTCTACAACAACTTGCTAAGGACaatgaaaatgtttttccaACAGGTGCTCAAGTGactattaaagatttttacGTAGATAATCTAATGACTGGTGCTAATACAGTAGAGGAGGTAATCGAAATAAAAAATCAAGTAGTTCAGATGTTAAAGGCTGGTGGATTTCCATTACGAAAATTTGCTTCAAATGTTCCAGATGTTATTAAAGATGTTAGTTCTTCAGATAgagaacaaataataaaaatacatggCACAGAGTTCATAAAGGCTCTTGGTTTAAAATGGTCACCAaaggaagacaattttctttttgaCTACGAAATACCATTATCGAAGACAAAAATAACtaaacgtaaaattttatcccaCATCGCAACATTTTTTGATCCGTTGGGTTGGATAAATCCTATCATCGTaagttgtaaaattttaatgcaaaacaTATGGACACTTAAACTTGCTTGGGACGAAAGTGTACCCAATGGATTGCCACACAATGGGAAGATATTTGTCAACAAATGCCACAAATCGCAGAAATTAGAATACCAAGGTTAGTACAAATAAATTCTGACACAGAAATTCATGCCTTTGCAGACGCAAGTACAAAGGCTTATGGAACATGCATATATGCTGTTACCAGAACAGGTGATATGAGTACATCGTCATTGTTGTGTGCAAAATCGCGTGTTGAGCTGATTAAACCAATTACGTTACCCAGACTAGAACTATCAGCAGCACTCTTATCGTCTGAGCTACTTAACGAGgtatgcaaaattaaaaatgtttcccCGAATAACATTCATTGCTGGAGTGACTCTTCAATTACTCTATCATGGATAAAGGGGGATGCAACAAAATGGAACCAGTTTGTGTCTAATAGagttcaaaaaatcaaaaatattactacaaattttgaatggcaCTACTGCCCAACAGCAGAAAATCCTGCAGACTTAGTGTCTAGAGGAGTCAAGGTTGCTGATCTCATAGACAAGAAATTATGGTTTGAAGGCCCAGAATTTCTCCAAAAATCACGCAATAGTTGGCCACAATTACCACATCACATTAATGAAGATCTTCCTGAAAAATTAATGAACACTACAACACTTATCGTAAATCAAACACCAAATatattctttgattttaaatacatcaataattataaaaagactCTAAGAATTTTCTCCTATGTAAACCGATTTATTGCTTTAGTCAAAAAAACAAAGGAAGTTGAAAAGGGTCTAATCACACTTGATGAAGAAAATAAAGCCTTGTTAAATATCTGTACTATCATTCAACTGGAATCTTTTCCTG
Proteins encoded in this region:
- the LOC135961237 gene encoding uncharacterized protein LOC135961237 is translated as MDPIARYELVKRRGLCLNCLFPNHISNNCPSNNRCQHCRVSHHTLLHREKVKHNPIAADSVTINEGNPNCNTPTVLKVTRNRSEVVLATALVELSVASGKKMVARALLDSASQLHFITERVAQTLHLPRQKTDLDISGIGDNSIKAYYQCSLTLKSTNYPQISTINAIILSSITTCQPNKHINTESWNIPTNIKLADPNFYRPGSIDILLGASVFYEFLMVGQIKLRDNLPILQKTSLGWIVTGAISSISHSPSVPPRNSVFSATILEKLNDCLEKFWIIEDHHRINKEETNNDCERYFEETTSRCPQTNKFVVRLPFKPTAQKLDESYDIALKRFLLLEKRLKCNKKLNDEYSSFIKEYIEMNHMQLVPRKQVSSKLLNFIPHHCVIKNDSSTTRLRVVFDASCKTSNGLSLNDILRTGPTLQDDLFTILFRFRLHRYVLMADIEKMFRQVLVNPEDLNFQCILWRNSSMEDVDVYQLQTITYGTSCATFLATKCLQQLAKDNENVFPTGAQVTIKDFYVDNLMTGANTVEEVIEIKNQVVQMLKAGGFPLRKFASNVPDVIKDVSSSDREQIIKIHGTEFIKALGLKWSPKEDNFLFDYEIPLSKTKITKRKILSHIATFFDPLGWINPIICTQWIATQWEDICQQMPQIAEIRIPRLVQINSDTEIHAFADASTKAYGTCIYAVTRTGDMSTSSLLCAKSRVELIKPITLPRLELSAALLSSELLNEVCKIKNVSPNNIHCWSDSSITLSWIKGDATKWNQFVSNRVQKIKNITTNFEWHYCPTAENPADLVSRGVKVADLIDKKLWFEGPEFLQKSRNSWPQLPHHINEDLPEKLMNTTTLIVNQTPNIFFDFKYINNYKKTLRIFSYVNRFIALVKKTKEVEKGLITLDEENKALLNICTIIQLESFPEEYKTLSKTNVVNHQSKLLQLSPFIKDGLIRVGGRLQNSSLSFDTIHPIVLPNHHPFVRTLINHYHRIYMHAGTQTLNSLLRDHFWIIDARNTIRHTIHNCIICYRCRPQICQQIMGSLPRDRVEPSYPFATTGVDYCGPFSITHRIRGKQPTKVYIAVFICFTTKAIHMELAMDLTTIAFIAALKRFIARRGKCHTIYSDNATNFVGANKELKSLLQHFLSSDHIAAVSENCKQQGIKWKFIPPRSPHFGGLWESAVKQAKYFLRRAVGTYLFSYDELQTICCQAEAIVNSRPLTPMSSDPDDLRAITPSHFLIGRTAQTIPEPSVEYLVSGTLNRYQQIQWAQQHFWQRWQKEYLNELQRKSKWTTQYVNLQPNDMVLVKEDNSPPMKWHLGRILETIHGPDNQVRVVVVKTSDGQHKRAIQKYVNYQ